In a genomic window of Magnolia sinica isolate HGM2019 chromosome 16, MsV1, whole genome shotgun sequence:
- the LOC131228776 gene encoding uncharacterized protein LOC131228776, with protein sequence MLIFDPPTTPRWGDVTDDVRQLIRQRLQRDSITGQEPGPVDFYKGTHCRQATGSWVHPRASEIWEEMNTLRSQPTPDGTQRSEPEILSQVLGTRSGYVRGFGHGAKLMAPARAASSRSIVVGDSAVRRADTAEREVQQLRVIVDDIKDQLDRQREEQARQREEQERRMEE encoded by the exons atgttGATCTTTGATCCCCCCACCACTCCTCGTTGGggggacgtgacagatgatgtgcggcagctcatccgtcagcgccttcag cgagattccatcactggccaggagcccggaccagtagacttttacaaagggactcactgtcggcaggcgacaggatcttgggtacatcctagagccagcgagatttgg gaggagatgaacaccttacgcagtcagcccactcccgatggtactcagcggagtgagccagagatcctgagtcaggtgcttggtacccgttctggatatgtgcgtgggtttggccatggtgccaagctcatggcacccgctagagctgcctccagccgatccatcgtcgttggcgacagcgccgtacgccgagctgatactgcagagagagaggttcagcagctacgggtcatcgtcgatgacatcaaagatcagctggatagacagagggaggagcaggcgaggcagagggaggagcaggagaggaggatggaggagtag